The following DNA comes from Bacteroidota bacterium.
ACCAGCATTAAATTCTGCACACCTGAAATGCTTGAAAGGTTCAGTCAGTTTCAACATGTTGCAGAATATGTCAGAAAAACCGAAAAAGATATTCAGGAATACAATAAAAGATACGACGTTGACAATTCGGTACTGGTAAACGGTCGCAGGCAGACCAATATCGGGGTCTTCAGGGCATATTTGCGGGGTTATCTCAGCAGAAACCCTAAAATTAACCAAAAGATGACCTTTTTGGTCAGGCAGCTTCAACCTACCGACAAAGGGCTACCTATTGAAATATATGTCTTCAGTAAAGTTCAGGAATGGGCCAAGTATGAAGACCTGCAATCCGACATTTTCGATCATGTACTTGCCGTGATCCCCTTTTTCGAACTCAAGGTATTCCAGGATCCTACAGGATCTGATTTCCAGCATTTAACAGGAGATAAATAATCCCATCCTATATGACACGGATATTATTCAAGGAAGAACAGAGATTTCGTCAGGTATGGATACTGTTCATTTTAATTGCATCAGCAGGATTATGGTTGTTTTTTATGATCTGGCAGGGGATCAATGAAAATTTGTTCACAACCAAACCGGAAGCCGCCTGGATTACCCTTATTGTAGGGATCATTCCTGTAGTTCTGATCTTCCTTTTTCTTAAGATGAAACTTATCACCGTGATCGACCAACAGGGTGTAGGGTGCAGGTTCACTATCCTGCAAAAATCATTTAAACGCTTCGAAAAAGATGATATCCTGTCGTATGAAATCAGAAAATATAAACCCATCCAGGAATATGGAGGCTGGGGTATTCGTGTTAGCGGTGGAAAAAAGGGAACAGCCTATAATGTTTCAGGAAATATGGGCTTGCAACTCTATATGAAAAACGGGAAAAAGTTTCTTATCGGCACCCGGCAGGAAGTTTCCCTGGGAAGAGCCATGGAAAAACTCATGGGAAAGCCTGGCCCAGAATAACATCCTTCACCTTGTTAAATATTATTCTGAACCAAACGGTGTAGTGTTCAGGATTTTTCTCCATATCTTCAGACAAGTCTTCAAGTTTTATCCATTTCCATGAATGTACCTCCTGCGGGTTAATTTCAGGAAATCCATCGAACCTACCCACAAGAACATGATCGAATTCATGCTCGATCATACCCTTATCAAGTTCTGCATAATAAATAAAATCTATTGTTTTCTCCAGCTGACAATCAAAACCCATCTCTTCCTTCAGCCTCCTGTGGCCGGCCTCCAATACCGCTTCTCCGTCTCGTGGATGAGAACAGCAGGTATTGGACCATAATCCCGGTGAATGATATTTACCCAGAGCACGCTGCTGCAACATCAGTTCGTTGTTCAAATTAAAAATAAAAACAGAAAATGCCCTGTGAAGCAATCCCTTCCGGTGAGCCTCCATTTTCTCCATCAAACCAAGCGGTTTATCCTCCCTGTCAACCAAAATAACCTCTTCCATAATGATTTTTATTACAAAATTACAAAAATCTCCCCTCTCTCTTCTCCCTTCTCCCTTCTCCCCTCTCCCCTCTCCCTTCTCCCTTCTCCCTTCTCCCTTCTCCCTTCTCCCTTCTCCCTTCTCCCCTCTCCCTTCTCCCTTCTCCCCTCTCCCCTCTCCCCTCTATTAACAACGAGCGAAGTCGAGTTGAAAAAAAAAACAAAAAAAACTTGACATGGTTCAAAAAACATTTTATTTTTGACCGACCGTTCAATCAATAAAAATATGCCACGAACAGAAGAACAATATGAAGAAATCCGGGAATCACGCAGAAACATGATCATGGAAACGGCCCTGGAGCTATTTGCTGCATCCGGCTACCATAATACATCCATCAGCATGATCGCTGGAAAGGCAGGTATTTCAAAAGGCTTGCTATATAATTATTTCGAGGGTAAGGAAGAGTTATTGAACGCCATCCTGGATAAAGGGATTCAGGAGCTCATGTTGTTTTTTGATCCGAATAAAGATGGTATTATCACAGAAGACGAACTCAGGTATTACATCGATGAACTATTCGTAATCCTGAGGGAAAGGCGTGAATACTGGAGGTTATACTTTGCAATCGCCCTTCAGCCTCTTGTTTTTGAGAAGGTTTATAACAAAGCCGCTGATTTAACCCGGGTATATTTAGGAATGATCATCCGTTATTTTCGTGAAAAAGGATTTGATGATCCGGAAACGGAGGGCATTTTATTTCACATGTTATTGGATGGCATAAGTT
Coding sequences within:
- a CDS encoding TetR/AcrR family transcriptional regulator, with amino-acid sequence MPRTEEQYEEIRESRRNMIMETALELFAASGYHNTSISMIAGKAGISKGLLYNYFEGKEELLNAILDKGIQELMLFFDPNKDGIITEDELRYYIDELFVILRERREYWRLYFAIALQPLVFEKVYNKAADLTRVYLGMIIRYFREKGFDDPETEGILFHMLLDGISLNYIMGPDEFPIEKVKNLLYNKYLNCKNK
- the idi gene encoding isopentenyl-diphosphate Delta-isomerase, encoding MIMEEVILVDREDKPLGLMEKMEAHRKGLLHRAFSVFIFNLNNELMLQQRALGKYHSPGLWSNTCCSHPRDGEAVLEAGHRRLKEEMGFDCQLEKTIDFIYYAELDKGMIEHEFDHVLVGRFDGFPEINPQEVHSWKWIKLEDLSEDMEKNPEHYTVWFRIIFNKVKDVILGQAFP